Within Ascochyta rabiei chromosome 4, complete sequence, the genomic segment AGACACGCGAGCAGCGTGGACGCGTACTGCACGGGCCGGCCGGGGATGTTCTTGTACAGGGGCGTCGAGTACAGGGCGGCGACGCCGGCCATGAAGTCGCGCGCTAGGTCGTTGCCGCCGGTGGCGCTGGCGGCGTAGGGCCCGTAGGCGGCGGTTTGATAGTCGATGCTGGACTGGTAGATGGCGTACTAGCGGGAGTCAGTATATCAAATGGCTAGAAGACGTGGAGTGTGGGGAGGGTAGGGGACGTACGTTTGCCATAGCGACAAGGGTCGTGAAGATCATAGGCGCGATCCACGGGATGCCGTAGTCTGGACCCAGACTCGTCCATGCGAAGCCCATCATGCCTAGAAATTCGAGCGGCGCGAGGAAGAGCAGCCACCATAGTCGGACTTCGGGCGCGACGGACCCTGGGTTCTGCTTGCGTCTGCGCCGGAATCGCATTATGGACGGCATATAGGAGAGATAGGCGAGCAGGTAGCCGATTAGAATTGGGACGAAGGCGAGGCCCAGCTGGATGATGCCAAATCCCCATTGCTCGTACACTGGCTTGAAGCCTTCGAGGAAGGTGAAGATGAGGGCGTCGCTGAAGCCGCTGAGGAGCGAGAGCCAGAGGACGATGGGCTCGGTGAAGAACATGTAGAATGGCCTGCGAAATGTCAGTTGCACGTTTTGGAAGTGTGGGATGATTTTCTCACCTCCAGAAGATGGTGGCACACTCTTTGACACTGATCTTGTGGCCGCCGCGGATCTCATTGGGACCGTAGATGTTGCGGTCCTCGCCAGTCTTGCGCCTCCTCTTTGCTTCGCGGTCAAGAAGGATAGTCGATCTCGTCTCTGGATTGCAGGAGAAGTGGACGGCTTGAACGAAGCCTCCCATAATGAGCTGGACCCAGAAGATCCTGCACCTGGTTAGGGGTGACTCTACGGCAGCGTAGCCACTTCAACATACCATGGCAACGACAGGCGTGCTTCGACAAAGGCACCGATAATGGCGCCCACGACTGACCCTCCAACCGATGAGAGCACCAGAAAAGCAACAGCGTACTCCTGCTCATCCGGCTCCCACATGTCCGCCAGCACGCCAAGGGTGACAGAACCACCGGCAGTAGACAAGCCGCCCAAGATTCTAAAAACGAGAATCGTCGCGTAATTCTTCGACAACGCGCATGGAATCTGCCACAGATTGACAAGGAACAGACTCAGCTGCTGAATCGGCCAGCGTCCGTACTCTTCCGACCACGGCGCCCACAGCTCGCAGCCAAACCCGTAGGCAATGAGGAAAGCTGCCTGCGGGATGCGGGCGACTTGCTCACTGACGTGGTATTGCTCATGTACGAACGAGACGCCGTGGGAGTACATGGAGGCGTTTGTGTTGATGCTGATCTGGATGAGGAACACGACGACCAGAATTTGCCTGGAGATAGTCAGTACGAGCAGGGTCAGATTCAGCATCTGCAAAGAAGCGACCGCCAGACTTGCCATTTTCGCCAAGTCTTGAAAGAGTAGCCTAAGCACTCCCAAGCGTCACTGTCTTGTAGCTCGACCTTGTCGCCTTTGATGATGCGATCCGTCTGTGACTGGTCCATGTGCTCGCCTTCGCCATAGTTTGGGTCGCGTTCAGTATCTGGCACAGCAGTAGGCTGGCCCTTTTCTACGGTAGCCATGATGATGGACGGGGGTAGGTGATGTCAAAGGAGATTTGATGAGGCTGGAGGAAACAGCAGGAGGTCACCTATACTTGACTGTGAATCGCACTACGACGGTCCCGTCGCTCCTTGTCCATTCTGTTGTGTGGCATGATGCATCCTTACCTCTGATGTCAACAAGGTGCGTGGCTTTGTCTCAGAGGCTTTTGCTGCCAATCCGACGCTTGAGAGTGTGGCCAAGGCTTGGTGTTCTACACGGCCAAGGCATCTGTTGAAGCGCGGGGCCCCAGACATCGGTAGATTGGCATGGACGACGTTGAGGCCTTCCCTGTTGGAGGTGGAGGGTGGCAGACGCCAAGCGAGAGGATCTGACATTGCGTCATAGGCTCAAGAGGCGCATCTGGCGGCAGGACATGCAAGTGCATCTTCACTGCTTTCAGCTTGATGCCATGTGTGATGTCATCAGTTGTGATGTTATCACTATAGAAGAAAGAGGGAGATGTAAATGGACAAATGTTCGAAGTCTATGCATTAGCTACCGTATACTCGAAGCTAGCCGCAGACCAGTGTAACGCCAGGGTATAAACCAGCACAAATCCATCGCTCAGCTCATTGAACAGTACAGATTGCAGAATTGCGCCAAACTCCTAAATAGGGTTCATGTTAGTAAGAACGAAGATGAAGCGGACGGAAGATGCGTGTCTACATGACAACGCACTTCTCTCGTTCTTCGCCATTTGGCCCAGCCACTCCGGCACTCTGCCGCCTTCCGGGTCGTCCAATGTTAGAAGTCGAAGGTTGTCGGCCAGAAAAACGTCTGCCTGAGGGCCCGGTTCCCGGGGCCACGCTGCCGCTGTTGCCGTGATAGGCACTGCCTTGGCCCGGCAGTGGTGCGCTTGAACTTGCCGGGTGGCCTGGCGGAGGGTTGTATTGCGGGACTGTTGAAGCCTCTTCGTAGGTTGGTGGCGGCGCTGGGCCTTCGTTTGGCCTATAGCCTGTGATGTTGCTGCGGCGCGGCGGAACAATCGGTGGCTGCTCTCCGGGACGAGAGGCTCTACGGTTAGCGGGGCGCTCGCGTGCTTGCGCTGCTATCGCATTCTCGGAGGCTTCGTTGTCTCGCACACGTTGTTCGGCTCCGCGTCTTTCACgatcctcttcctcctcttgGAGTTGCAGCGCTAGGGCAAGATCGTGGTCCTCTTGCTCGGCCCTACTAAGACCGGTCGATGAGGTTGATTCGTCGGTCCGGGTTGCAGGCTCCGCAGCTGGAGCAGATTGCTGTTGGGTTGGTCGACGAGTTGGAACAGTCGTCCAACCGCGGTTATCATCGACCGGagcctgctcctgctgctgAAACGCTGCCTGGGGAGCGGAGTCGTGGTTGCCAACGGGTCGGAAATCACCAGAGAAAAGCTCGCTGCCCATTCCGTTGACGTCAACCAAGGACTCCCACACGATTTCATCATGAGTTGAGTATCCTTGGTCGGTAACAAGTGTAACGAGATTCTGCGTTCGAGGATCCTTGAACACAGTCGAGAAGTGGTCGTTGCGGAACAGAATCACGACCTGGCCAGGCTGCAAGCTGTCTTTCATGACCTTCAAGCCGTGATCTGTCAGCTGGGTAGGCCACTGACTGAGGAATTCCTTAATGGCGTGGATGTCTGTGAACATTTGTTGCTCGCTGTCAGATAAGGCCTCGCCAGACTGCAGCTTCGCGTCTAGTTCTTCTTCCTGGAACTGAACGTATTGGGACGTCTCATACGACTTTGCTACGCGCTCAAAGGCCTGATATGCCTCAGAGCCTGCTTCTGGAAGCCAGCCATGGATGAGCGGAATGTCGAATGTGCGATACAGTCTCATGTCCGGTGTGTTCTCAAAACCTCCAGCCTTGGCTCCGGGGCGGTGGGCAAGTGCCGTGTTACCATGGGTAGCTTCGGAGTCAGGTACGAACATGGGATTGACGTTGAGACCAGTGTGCAGAGCGAGGAGAAACTTGTACAGGTCGCTCACATCGGGAAGCTCTTGTGCTGCATCTCCGCGCCGCCCCGACATGAGCTCATCGAAGACAGCGTCGAGCAGCAGGCCAAGGCTGACTTGCTCTCGTGTGCGCAGTGTCTCGACCAGAGCAGTGTCCGTGCCAGACGGAGTTGATAGTACGAGTGCGTTGACCAAAGCGAGCAAAGGACATGGTCCATTCAGGTTCTGGGTAAGGATTGGCGAGGTCCGGATGCCAGGCTTGTTTACGTCATGCCATCGAATGTGCTTGATCTGGTAGTGTTCCCTCCGCTGTCGGTTCATAGCGGCGTTTGGCGATTCGGGCCCGGGGGACGTAGCCCCGGTGATGCCCGTCTCGAGTGGTCGTGGAGGGAATGGCGGTGGTTGCTCCTCCAGCGACCTCCTAGGTGGCAGTGGTGGCAGTGGCTCGTCTCGCAGAGGTGAAGGTGGCGACTGTCCCTGGGCATTGAAAACGGGAGGAGGTAGCGATTGAGGAGCAGAGGGAGGCGTATAGGTTGGCGGGGTCGCTACATGTGCGGAGTCTTGCTCTGCATGTGGTGGTGTGGACTGAACAggtggctgtggctggtgGGATGGGTATGCAGGGACTTGTTGATCCTGATAAGACTCCTGACTTTGCGCTGCGCTGTGGAGACGAGGGGCTTCCTGAGTCTGCCTTGTGGGCTCATGCTGCTGCCAGATGTCTGGCTCCTGCCATGCGGTGTGGGTCTCTTGAGGGGAGCTGCTTTCAGGCCGTCCGTTGAGCGGCGCAGCGTCTGCGACCGTACTCCATGGGTTGGCATCTGTGGAATCGTGCCTTGGGGGCTCTGGGTGAGGGACAGCACCCTCGAGAGCAATCAGAGGTGGCTGGTCTACGGAGGGCTCCCTCTGCTGTTGAGGGACGTCGTTGCCGATGTTCAGGTTGGCCATGTGATTGGTGGGCGTCGCCGGTGTCTGGTGGGCAGGCAGCTCCACGGGCTCGAAGCGCTGGGAGTGGCCGTGTGAGTCGCCCCAGACGTTGTCTGAATCGAAGGTGCTCTGGCCGGTGGCTTGCATTTTGAGGTAGGGGTTGTTCGTCTTCAGCGGCACGGAGCTCGTTGAGCCATCGTTGGATATGGTGCTGACGCCGCCGTACGACACAGCGCTGGCGCCGGTGGGCATGGGCGAGATGTCCTCCCACGACTTCTTGATGGGCACGGGTGAGATGTTCTCCCCGGACTTCTCGATGGGCACGAGCGAGAGGTTCTCCCACGACTTCTTGATGGGCACGGGCGAGATGTTCTCCCACGACTTCTTGATGGGCACGGGCGAGATGTTCTCCCCGGACTTCTCGATGGGCACGAGCGAGAGGTTCTCCCACGACTTCTTGATGGGCACACCAGCGGGCGGACCCGCTCTCAAAGCATCTGGGAGAGCGGCCTCGGTGTTGGACGTGGCCGCTGGCGCCTTCCCGCCTGCGGGCCTGAGCGCATCCGGGACGCCTGCAGGGCTGGGGTCATCCCAGGCGTCGTCATCGTCCGACTTGTCCCAGTCCTCGTCGCTGTAGTCCGAGTCGTCGTCAAGCAGGCGGTCGTCGTCGCCTCTCTGCGGGTGAGCGATGTCGGGGGTCTTGAAGTTGAAGGCCGGGGTACCGCTGGAGCTGGGCGGGTAGGCATTGTGCGCGGGAGCCGAGGGCACAGCGGACAGGCGCTCTTCGCCCGGTGTGAGGGGGTAGGGAGGGTTCGCTTTGGAGAGCGGTGCTGGCACGAGGCCTTGGTCGGTCGAGGGCTTCATGACCATGGCGTCGGGCGGTGGTTGGCCTCGCGGGTGGATGTTTGGcagcagtgcagtgcagtggcGTGCAGGTCAATGAGCCCCAAGCCTCGCGGGTGGATGTTTGGCTGCAGTGGCAGTGCAGTGGCGTGCAGGTCAATGAGCCCCAAGCCTCGCGGGTGGATGTTTGGCTGCAGTGGCAGTGCAGTGGCGTGCAGGTCAATGAGCCCCAAGCCTCGCGGGTGGATGTTTGGCTGCAGTGGCAGTGCAGTGGCGTGCAGGTCAATGAGCCCCAAGCCTCGCGGGTGGATGTTTGGCTGCAGTGGCAGTGCAGTGGCGTGCAGGTCAATGAGCCCCAAGCCTCGCGGGTGGATGTTTGGCTGCAGTGGCAGTGCAGTGGCGTGCAGGTCAATGAGCCCCAAGCCTCGCGGGTGGATGTTTGGCTGCAGTGGCAGTGCAGTGGCGTGCAGGTCAATGAGCCCCAAGCCTCGCGGGTGGATGTTTGGCTGCAGTGGCAGTGCAGTGGCGTGCAGGTCAATGAGCCCCAAGCCTCGCGGGTGGATGTTTGGCTGCAGTGGCAGTGCAGTGGCGTGCAGGTCAATGAGCCCCAAGCCTCGCGGGTGGATGTTTGGCTGCAGTGGCAGTGCAGTGGCGTGCAGGTCAATGAGCCCCAAGCCTCGCGGGTGGATGTTTGGCTGCAGTGGCAGTGCAGTGGCGTGCAGGTCAATGAGCCCCAAGCCTCGCGGGTGGATGTTTGGCTGCAGTGGCAGTGCAGTGGCGTGCAGGTCAATGAGCCCCAAGCCTCGCGGGTGGATGTTTGGCTGCAGTGGCAGTGCAGTGGCGTGCAGGTCAATGAGCCCCAAGCCTCGCGGGTGGATGTTTGGCTGCAGTGGCAGTGCAGTGGCGTGCAGGTCAATGAGCCCCAAGCCTCGCGGGTGGATGTTTggcggcagtggcagtggcagtggctTGGCTGTCGAGTCTGGGCCAAGACGACTAGGCACGTCCTGACTTTGTGAGCAGCAAACAGTCACGTCCTGAGTAGGCGAGCAGCAGACGGTCAAGTACTGCACGAGGCGTAGGCGTGGCGTCGAGTGCCTTCCTTGCGCATACGCGGCCAGCTGTGTACTTATCCGGGAGCTATGAACCCGGCGCGCGAATCAACGTCATTGCAGCGCGGCGGCGGTTGGCGGACGCATGGGTCGTGTGGCTGTGCTGCGCTGCACTGCGGCGGTGCAGTGTGGGGAAGCGCATGTGAAATTTGACAGGGCCATTCGCTGCGGCTACTGTTCGCCTTTTCACCTTTTACCTTTTTGCTTTTACCTTTTTGCTTTTACCTTTTTGCTTTTTACTTCTTCGCCTTTCCGGCAGCACGCGCCTGTCGCAACGCTCACCACACACAGAAGACGCAACAGACGAGCCTAGCGGTCGCGCCTGGTCGGGTGAACGCCTGTCAGTCCAACGCCATGCACTCCCACATCCGCCCCAACACGCACGTCGCCTTGCGCCTGCCCTCGGGCATCCTGAAGATCGTCGAGCTCAAACCCAACACGTACGTTGCATAGCCGGGAGTGAGCCCTCCATGACGCCTGGTTCGCGAGCCAGCCTTGCTCATGCGCTCGTGTAGAAACATCTTCCTGGGCAAATTCGGAACTTTCAACTCCAACCTCCTGCTCGGCCGGCCTTACTACCTCACCTACGAGCTCCTCGACAAGGACGACGGCAAGGCCAAGACCGAGCTGCGCGTCGTGCCAGCCGCAGAGCTCCATGCAGAAGCAGTAGGCGACGGACatgcgcctgcgcctgcgcctgcagcAGACGAGGAGGCAGACGACAGCGCTGAAGGCGGCGCTGGCTTCGACATTGTGGGTGCTGACGGCGAGGTGCTCATGCGCAACAACCGCCTCACCGTCGACGATGCGACACGCCAGACGCTCACCATGGAGGAGATCGAGGAGCTGAAGAAGGCCGGCACGGGCTCAGGCAAGGACATCATCGCGAAGATCATGGCCTCGCACCAGGCCATCAGTGAGAAGACGGCCTTCTCGCTCGCAAAGTACACTCTCCGGAAGTCACGCAAGTTCTTGAGGCGCTTCACCGCGCTGCCCCTGGATGTAGGGAGGCTTGCCGAGCACATCTTGGAGAAGGAGGCATACAGGATCATGGAGCTGAGGGAGGACCTGCTGGGCCTGATCTGCAGTTGGTCAAACGTCCACTGCAGCGCAAAGACCCGCGTCTTGACCGCCGAGGATGGAGTCAGCCAGATCGGAGGAGGAAGGTGGCTGGTCGTAGACGACACGGGCGGTCTCGTCACAGCCGCACTCGCCGAGAAAATGGGCCTGCTTTACCCcacagaagaagaggagtCGACTTCAGATGACGAGGAAGAAGCAGCACCAGAACCGCCCTCCAACAGCGCACCAGAACCGCCCTCCAACAGCGCACCAGAACCGTCCTCCAACAGCGCACCAGATACCGCCATGCCCGACGCCGACACCGCAGCCGACGCATCCACCCGTCCGCGCAAACCCCCACGACCACACATCCCCCAAATGTCCGCCTACACCAACACCCTCACCATCCTGCACCCAAACAACCAGCCCAACCTCGCCTGCCTAAAGTACTTCGGCTACGACTTCGGCcagccctcgccctcgcacCCCTTATACAAGCACCTAAAATCGCTCTCCTGGCTCTCCCTCCTCTCTCCCTCAGACGACCCATCCTACATCGAGCCCGAGCAGCTCACGGAGACGGAGCTAGCCAACATGAAAAGCAGCAAGCGGGGCAATTACTACAAGAAGCGCCGACGATGGGAGAAGTGCAAGCGCGTCGTCGACGAAACCAGGCGCGGCGGCTTCGACGGGCTGGTCGTGTGCACCAGCATGGACGTCAAGGGCGTGCTGAAGGAACTCGTCCCGCTCGTCAAAGGCGGCGGGAAGGTAGTCGTCTACCACCAGAACGTCGAGCCGCTCGTCGAGCTCACGGACTGCTACTCGAAAGAGCGCAGAGCAGCGTTCATCGCGAGAGAATTCGGTACAGATACACGGAGAAACGGCAAACGAACGCTCGGTCATCGCCACGACACtaacaccaccaccgccgacgccgacgccgacgacgacgatggcaacgatgatgatgacgatgatgattTCCCAGTCAACCCAACGCTCCTCCTCGCTCCCACCCTGCAGACCGCGAGAGCGAGGCAGTGGCAGGTCCTCCCCGAGCGCACGCACCCCATGATGACGAGCAAAGGCGGCGCCGAGGGCTATGTTTTTACTGGCACCCGCGTCATTCCCGTTGAAGGTCGTGTTGAGGCCAGAGGGCATGggacgaggaagaagaggaagacggTCGTCGAGACGGCTGGGGAGACGGCTGGGGAGACGGTTGTTGAGACGGCTGGGGAGACGCCAGCGAAAGGGTAAAGGGTAGTGGTGTGCTTGGTTCTATCGGATGGATATATCCCCTCGATCGGCGTGTGGGTGTGCGTCTCATGCGCTTGTTGGGTCACGGCTCGCTGCGCATCGAATGAGGCTACAACGCTCCTCCAGGATTATGACGATGGACTCGAAGCTGGTAGATACCTTCAATACACACGACAATGCTTACTTGTCATTGTCATCTTGCTTTCAATACGCACACCACTACTGCCTCCTTGTCTCGTCTACAACGCCTTGCCCATGAACTTCCTCTTGGTGTAGCTCAGCCACCACTTGCTCGGCGCGCCCGTCTCGTCCGCATACACCCTGTTGAGCAACCGCGTGGCCAGCTCCTGCCGCATCTGCATAATGTACTGGCGCAGCACCTCGGCCGCGTTCCTGTCCGGCGGCGCCTCAAACGCCTGGTTCAGCGGGAATCCCGCGTCGCCGGGAATCGCAAAGTTGGTGTCGAGCGCGAGGTTCATGACGGCCTTGGGGTGTGtcagcttcttcttgcttcGTCCTGTTGCCGGCTACCGGATCGTGTCTGTCGACGCACCTTCTCGGCTTCCCTCCTCCCCATGCCCGGCCTGATCTTGCCCAGCACCTCGCTCACGTACAGAATCCCATAGATCAGCACGCGGTCCGCGGGGCCCTTGATCTCGAAGTTACGGAAGAATGTGTTTGCGCGGAACAGGGCGAGGATCTCGTCCAGCGGGTCGTACGACTCGTGTGATGCGTCGATGCTGAGCTCGGTGACGTCGGCGGGCAGCGCAGGGAGCTGCTGTGCAGGGCCACGGGTCCGTGTGCGCAGCGGCAGGAGGGCGAAGTTGCCTGGTGTGTCTGTCAGTCGGCGCATGCGtgcggcgggcggcgggaGGTACCGATCAGCTGCTGGTTGGGCTCCTCGAGGAAGACGGAGTGGTAGGCCTGGaaggattagctaagtgTGCAATTGCGAACAAAACTAGATGGATTGCAGTCGCGAGAGACATTCCAGGACTTACAGGCATCTTGGAATTGTGCTTGCCGGTCTGATGGCGTGTTGTGAAGCTCTCGTGGGATTCGTCGGCGGTGACGGCGCAGCTCAGTGATGTGAGGTGTGCCTGTCGTAGGGCTGAACCGCGGGGGTTGACTAAGCAGACGCAGCTCCCGGCTGCCAATTAACGCGTCCGTCCGTCGCGTCTCCCAGCTCGCGTCGTCATGCCGTGAAAGCTTTCGCTTCTAGACTGAACAACAACACCTGGCGGTTCTCTTTCATTCGGTCTTCCTCTACTCTCAAATTCCGACCAAAGCCTCAGTGCCACCATCATGTCGGATATCGAGGATGAGATGGACGTCGACGCACCTGTTGCAGACACCTCCATCAGCTTTGGGGGAGACACAAAGAAGGGCAAGAGAAGTGCGGCCAATCTGCCTGTCGAGGCCGAAGACTCGCTACCATGGTTAGCAACAACATTGGGAGAGACAAAAAAGTGGCTGACCTCTGTCTAGGGTGGAGAAGTACCGACCGAATTCCCTCGCCGATGTCGAAGGGCACCAAGACATCATAGCTACCATCAACAAGTTCGTCGACTCGAACCGACTTCCACATCTGCTCCTCTACGGGCCACCAGGCACCGGCAAGACATCAACTGTCCTCGCCCTCGCACGACGCATATATGGCAATAAGAACATGAGGCAGATGGTCCTGGAGCTGAATGCATCAGACGACAGAGGCATCGACGTGGTACGAGAGCAGATCAAGACCTTTAGCAGCACAAAACAGATCTTCTCGGCCGCACCAAAGCCAGGGGATGCATCGCTTGCCACCTTCAAACTCATCATCTTGGACGAGGCGGACGCCATGACTTCGACAGCGCAGATGGCCCTGCGACGGATCATGGAGAAGTACACAGCCAACACACGCTTCTGCATCATCGCAAACTACACACATAAGCTGTCCCCGGCGCTCCTCTCTCGATGCACCCGTTTCCGCTTCTCGCCACTGAAGGAGCGAGACATCAGGAATCTGGTGGACAAGGTTGTCGAAGACGAGAAGGTCAACATCACGCAAGACGCTACAGAGTCGCTGGTGACGCTCAGCAAGGGAGACATGAGACGAGCGCTCAACGTGTTACAAGCCTGCCATGCATCTAGCACGCCTTTGCAACCACCTGGGCAGCCTGCAGCAGACCCCAGCACCATCGTACGAGACCAGATTACGCAGACGACCATTTACGATTGCATTGCAGCACCGCACCCTTCAGACGTTAAATTCATACTGGACACACTGCTTTCGACAAACGACATGACCCAGTGTCTGCGCACAGTCAACAACCTGAAGACCATGAAGGGGCTGGCTTTGGCGGACATTCTCACTACAGTGAGTGAGGAGCTGGTCAAGAATGACGTCCCTCCTCAAGTCATGGTGACTTGGATGTCGGGTCTGGCAGACATCGAGTACAGACTCAGCGGAGGAGGCAGCGAAGCCATACAGACAGGAGCCGCCATCGGTGTGGTCCGGACCGGCGTGGAGCTAATGGAGAATGGCAAAAAGTGAAGAGGTCAGACGATTTTGGGCGAACGGCGTTCAAGAGGGCATGAGCGGCTCGGAGCCCGCAAGACGATACCACAGCGATACCTGAACAATCATGGCGCCGCATGGAAGCGCATTTGCACGTTACTCAAGATCTGCTCGTCTATTGTCCCTTCGCCTCCTGCAAATCACCCTGTCCAATCGCCAATCCTAGTCAACTGCCTCTCGCGTTGCAGAGAGAGCTGGCTACACTGTCTTGGCAGCAGCCTTTTAAGCTGCAAGCAGTTATGCTGGGGGCCTTTAGTGCCATTATTACCGCTCTTGAGGTTTAAGAAAAGTCGCTGAAGTCTTGTAGATTGGCTAGGAGAATAGCGTCAAATACCTCCTGTATTATTCGGATTGTCAGCTTGTAGCCCGCTTTTCTTGCAACGCGAGGGATCGCCTCAGAAACGCACGTCGGTGGGGCAAAGACTTGTGTAGGCGCCAGCAGACCCTCTTTTGTTGTTGTAAACAAGAGGCAGAGCATGAGAACGCGACAACACGAAAGTCCCACGCTACTTTGAAACGTGCCGCTACCCCCACATCAACCAGCCATCCCCACCAGCATGACATCCAAGGTGCTTTGACCGGCGAGATGTCTTCAGGGAATAACAAAAGAAAGCCAGACAACATGTCTAAATCTGTGAGTCTGCTCCACGCATCTGAGCGTGCAACTTGCGACAGGTTGTCGCATTCCTGCTAATGCGCCACAGCCGGCGGCAACGCCGTCACTGCGGCGAGTGACAGCCAAACCAAAGAAACGCTTATCGATACCGGGCGCATTTCCTACAGCGGAACCATCAAGTCAGGAAACGCCGCAGAGGTCCGCGCATTCTGTTGTTTCAGCAAGAAAAGTAGACAGCCGACAATGTAGGAGTGGGGTCGTAAACCAATCTACTAAAGCGCATTCAAAATCCAAAGCTCCGTCACACAGAGTAGAAAAGTCCACTACTCGTCAGCCTTCGACACCCAGGAAACGGTCGTCCAGCAAGAAGTCTTCAATCGTTACTCCACGAGTGGATCGACATACAAACCGCCGTGATGTCAGTCTGCGGTTCTCGTTCAGCGCTCAGCAGGGAGGTACTCAAGGTCCTCTAAAGAAGGGCAGAAGGAGAGGGCGGCCGTCAAACCGTGAAGATGCACGACCATTCCTGCCTATTCTACCTACCATCGACTCACCCAGCAAACCAGTCACCCCAAGCAAAGAGGACAAAGTGTTGAACAGAAGCTTCTCTGAGCTGCTTGTCACAACCGCACAGAACAACCTTACCGGGCCTCTACAACACGACTACACAGACACCCCTTCAGATTTGTCGTCTGAACCCCCTCATGAACCAAAGGCCCCCGATCCATCCGTTTTCTCTCATCCTACCAAAAAGCGCGAAGGCTACGGCTTCAGCTACTCAGAACCTCTGTGGTACGACTCCGACGAATACCCCGACACAGAATGCGACTGGGATCCGCACGACGAGAGACAAGCTGCGCCGTTCCAACAAGGTATTGCACTCATCGACCAAGATAGTTCCTTCGACGATCTAGTCGTCATGAGGGATATCGGTTCCATCCACATAGCCAAACCCCAGCGTACGCTTCCCTGTACAAAAGCCACAAGTGAAGACACCATGCGCCTGAAACAGAAGGCAAAGACGCTGCTTACCTGGGACGAGAGTGGCGATGTGTATGCGGGGCTGGTCGGCCGCTTAGAGAGGATGGTCCACAACGACCTAGAGAAGAAGGTCAGCGGTCGCGAGACTTCGATCCCATCTGTTGTCCAGTGTGCGAGCAAGTTGAAGGACTTCTTGCAGAAGACCAAGGAGGAGCGGATCGACACCGGTGAGAGCCGCCGCGCCGTGGAGCATGAAATCGAGTGGGCGGCATGGCTCGTGGAAGCAAGCTGGACTGGGGTTATGCATCTGAAGACCAAGGGCTGTAACTGTCGGCCGGATTGGGAAGAGGATTGAGGGGAGAGAACGTTTTGTAGGGCGCAATGCACCGGCCTGGGACTTACGGCTACCTCGAGCACACGGCTCGACTGTCGACAAGTAACCACATTTCTACCAGGGACTAGGGGCCCAAGGCTGGTCCTTGTTTGTACTGGCGAGGCTATGCATGCAGCCAGAGACGTCATATGTAGATCATCAATTCCTATTGGTCAATACTTTGTTTCGCATTCACTATTCTCACTACGACTACATATTCTCGTATTGAGAGGTTTAAGAACAACAAAAGTCGAATCATTCATCTTGTTCCACCATTTTTATGCTGACTTGCAACGCTCAATGTAGCGTATGTTGACGTCATCATAACGGGACTAAGCCGCAAACAGCGCACTACTTTGGGCATGAAACTATTCGTGGTCTCAACCACATAGCATCAAAGTCGCGATAATTTGGAGACGTATATTTGAGCCGAAGTTCCGCGCTCCCGCTTACGCTGAAGATCAAATCAATACTGGAACTCAACCGTTCCGCACTGCCAACACCATCCAAGATGAACTACATCTC encodes:
- a CDS encoding Subunit of heteropentameric Replication factor C (RF-C) — encoded protein: MSDIEDEMDVDAPVADTSISFGGDTKKGKRSAANLPVEAEDSLPWVEKYRPNSLADVEGHQDIIATINKFVDSNRLPHLLLYGPPGTGKTSTVLALARRIYGNKNMRQMVLELNASDDRGIDVVREQIKTFSSTKQIFSAAPKPGDASLATFKLIILDEADAMTSTAQMALRRIMEKYTANTRFCIIANYTHKLSPALLSRCTRFRFSPLKERDIRNLVDKVVEDEKVNITQDATESLVTLSKGDMRRALNVLQACHASSTPLQPPGQPAADPSTIVRDQITQTTIYDCIAAPHPSDVKFILDTLLSTNDMTQCLRTVNNLKTMKGLALADILTTVSEELVKNDVPPQVMVTWMSGLADIEYRLSGGGSEAIQTGAAIGVVRTGVELMENGKK
- a CDS encoding subunit of the Arp2/3 complex gives rise to the protein MPAYHSVFLEEPNQQLIGNFALLPLRTRTRGPAQQLPALPADVTELSIDASHESYDPLDEILALFRANTFFRNFEIKGPADRVLIYGILYVSEVLGKIRPGMGRREAEKAVMNLALDTNFAIPGDAGFPLNQAFEAPPDRNAAEVLRQYIMQMRQELATRLLNRVYADETGAPSKWWLSYTKRKFMGKAL
- a CDS encoding tRNA (adenine(58)-N(1))-methyltransferase non-catalytic subunit trm6; amino-acid sequence: MHSHIRPNTHVALRLPSGILKIVELKPNTNIFLGKFGTFNSNLLLGRPYYLTYELLDKDDGKAKTELRVVPAAELHAEAVGDGHAPAPAPAADEEADDSAEGGAGFDIVGADGEVLMRNNRLTVDDATRQTLTMEEIEELKKAGTGSGKDIIAKIMASHQAISEKTAFSLAKYTLRKSRKFLRRFTALPLDVGRLAEHILEKEAYRIMELREDLLGLICSWSNVHCSAKTRVLTAEDGVSQIGGGRWLVVDDTGGLVTAALAEKMGLLYPTEEEESTSDDEEEAAPEPPSNSAPEPPSNSAPEPSSNSAPDTAMPDADTAADASTRPRKPPRPHIPQMSAYTNTLTILHPNNQPNLACLKYFGYDFGQPSPSHPLYKHLKSLSWLSLLSPSDDPSYIEPEQLTETELANMKSSKRGNYYKKRRRWEKCKRVVDETRRGGFDGLVVCTSMDVKGVLKELVPLVKGGGKVVVYHQNVEPLVELTDCYSKERRAAFIAREFGTDTRRNGKRTLGHRHDTNTTTADADADDDDGNDDDDDDDFPVNPTLLLAPTLQTARARQWQVLPERTHPMMTSKGGAEGYVFTGTRVIPVEGRVEARGHGTRKKRKTVVETAGETAGETVVETAGETPAKG